Proteins from one Niallia circulans genomic window:
- a CDS encoding RidA family protein — MKIVQTSGAPAAIGPYSQGIIVNNMFYSSGQIPLTAEGELLQGNVQEQTHQVFKNLAAVLKEANASFETIVKATVFIKNMDDFAAINEVYGQYFNVHKPARSCVEVARLPKDVLVEIEVIALCK, encoded by the coding sequence ATGAAAATTGTACAAACAAGTGGTGCACCAGCAGCAATCGGACCTTACTCTCAAGGGATTATTGTTAATAATATGTTTTACAGCTCAGGCCAAATCCCTTTGACAGCAGAAGGAGAGTTATTGCAAGGAAATGTACAGGAACAAACACATCAAGTCTTTAAAAATCTTGCTGCTGTCTTAAAAGAAGCAAATGCTTCCTTTGAAACTATCGTTAAGGCTACTGTCTTTATTAAAAATATGGATGATTTTGCTGCAATTAATGAAGTGTATGGACAATATTTCAATGTACATAAACCAGCACGATCTTGTGTGGAAGTTGCAAGATTGCCTAAAGATGTATTGGTTGAAATTGAAGTAATTGCACTTTGCAAATAG
- a CDS encoding anti-sigma-F factor Fin family protein: protein MAIHYNCRHCGVKLGSIDESSVETARLGFDMLTEQERAEMINYSEAGDIHIKAICEDCHESLAKNPGYYENDYLIH, encoded by the coding sequence GTGGCCATACATTATAATTGCAGGCATTGTGGAGTAAAGTTAGGGAGCATAGATGAAAGTTCTGTGGAAACAGCTCGACTTGGTTTTGATATGTTGACAGAACAAGAAAGAGCAGAGATGATTAATTACAGTGAAGCTGGCGATATTCATATTAAAGCCATATGTGAGGATTGCCATGAATCTTTAGCGAAAAATCCAGGATATTATGAAAATGATTATTTAATTCATTAA
- the glmU gene encoding bifunctional UDP-N-acetylglucosamine diphosphorylase/glucosamine-1-phosphate N-acetyltransferase GlmU: MINRYAVILAAGQGTRMKSKLYKVLHPVCGKPMVQHVVDQVSKLQMERIVTVIGHGSDLVKAQLGDKISYAYQAEQLGTAHAVMQAKDFLENKDGVTVVVCGDTPLITSETLEALSSYHLKTSAKATVLTAVAEDPTGYGRIVRNNIGEVEKIVEHKDASEEEKQIVEINTGTYCFDNAALFEALNNVTNENVQGEYYLPDVIEIFKKQGEIVSAYKTGDFSETIGVNDRIALAEAERLLKKRVNEEHMRNGVTIIDPSNTYIGTDVTIGSDTVILPGTIISGQTTIASDCVIGPNTEIGNCVVGESTEIRQSAAFDSKIGANVNIGPFAHIRPASSIGDDVKIGNFVEIKKAEFGDRSKASHLSYIGDAKVGSDVNIGCGTITVNYDGENKFLTTIEDGAFIGCNSNLIAPVKVGKGAYVAAGSTITDDVPAESLSIARARQVNKDEYVKKSKQD, encoded by the coding sequence ATGATAAATCGATACGCAGTGATCTTGGCCGCAGGACAAGGAACAAGAATGAAGTCAAAGCTATATAAAGTACTTCATCCAGTTTGCGGCAAGCCGATGGTGCAGCATGTAGTCGATCAAGTATCAAAGCTTCAAATGGAGCGTATTGTAACTGTTATAGGTCACGGTTCAGATCTGGTAAAAGCACAACTTGGAGATAAGATAAGTTATGCCTATCAAGCTGAACAGTTAGGGACGGCGCATGCAGTTATGCAGGCGAAGGATTTTCTGGAGAACAAAGACGGTGTTACGGTCGTTGTTTGCGGCGACACGCCATTAATTACTTCAGAGACATTAGAGGCTCTTAGCAGCTACCATCTAAAAACTTCTGCCAAAGCAACTGTTTTGACTGCTGTTGCAGAGGATCCGACTGGTTACGGTCGAATTGTGCGTAATAATATTGGTGAAGTTGAAAAAATCGTTGAACATAAAGATGCTTCTGAAGAAGAAAAGCAAATAGTTGAAATCAATACAGGAACGTACTGTTTTGATAACGCGGCCTTATTTGAGGCATTGAATAATGTTACAAATGAGAATGTACAAGGGGAATACTACTTACCTGATGTCATTGAAATTTTCAAAAAGCAAGGAGAAATAGTTTCTGCATATAAGACAGGTGATTTTAGTGAGACGATTGGTGTAAACGATCGAATTGCACTGGCTGAAGCAGAGAGACTTTTGAAAAAGCGTGTAAATGAAGAACATATGCGCAATGGAGTTACAATTATAGACCCTTCTAATACTTATATTGGTACAGATGTAACGATCGGAAGCGATACGGTCATCCTGCCAGGTACAATCATTTCAGGGCAAACAACGATTGCTTCTGATTGTGTTATTGGCCCGAATACGGAAATTGGTAACTGTGTTGTTGGAGAAAGCACTGAAATCAGACAATCTGCAGCATTTGATAGCAAAATAGGTGCAAATGTGAATATTGGACCTTTTGCTCACATTCGTCCAGCTTCTTCGATCGGTGATGATGTGAAGATAGGCAATTTTGTTGAAATCAAAAAGGCTGAGTTTGGTGATAGAAGTAAAGCATCTCATTTGAGTTATATCGGCGATGCAAAGGTTGGCAGTGATGTCAATATTGGTTGTGGAACGATAACAGTTAACTATGACGGAGAAAACAAGTTTTTGACTACAATAGAAGATGGGGCATTCATTGGCTGTAATTCCAACCTGATCGCACCGGTTAAGGTTGGCAAAGGAGCTTACGTTGCAGCTGGCTCTACCATAACAGATGATGTTCCAGCAGAATCGTTATCTATCGCAAGGGCCCGCCAAGTTAATAAAGATGAGTACGTGAAGAAATCAAAGCAAGATTAA
- a CDS encoding GntR family transcriptional regulator, whose protein sequence is MYIKLDPQSDFPIYSQLIHQLMEGILKGDLKEGDMLPSVRSLAADLGINMHTVNKSYHELEKRGIIQIVPKSGAVVRPQQAEQGSEHYARLVREMKPVLLEAMTLGMGKAEINSLVELLVKEYKEE, encoded by the coding sequence ATGTATATTAAATTAGACCCTCAATCAGACTTCCCTATATATTCGCAATTAATACATCAATTAATGGAGGGAATTTTAAAAGGTGATTTAAAGGAAGGAGATATGCTCCCTTCTGTAAGATCTTTGGCTGCAGACTTAGGCATTAACATGCATACGGTCAATAAAAGCTATCATGAGCTTGAAAAAAGAGGGATCATTCAAATTGTTCCTAAATCCGGGGCAGTTGTCAGGCCACAGCAAGCAGAACAAGGATCAGAACATTACGCACGACTAGTTAGAGAAATGAAACCCGTTTTACTTGAGGCAATGACATTAGGAATGGGAAAAGCTGAGATTAACAGCCTGGTTGAATTGCTGGTAAAAGAATATAAGGAGGAATAA
- a CDS encoding ribose-phosphate diphosphokinase translates to MLVKNTDPNLKVFTLNSNPALAAEIAKSIGVELGKCSVTRFSDGEIQINIEESIRGCDVYIIQSTSSPVNEHIMELLIMIDALKRASAKTINLVIPYYGYARQDRKARAREPITAKLVANLLETAGATRVITLDLHAPQIQGFFDIPIDHLMGVPILGEYFSKREFDGDIVIVSPDHGGVTRARKLAERLKAPIAIIDKRRPKPNVAEVMNIVGNIEGKIAILIDDIIDTAGTITLGANALAENGAKEVYACCTHPVLSGPAMERIKNSKIKELVVTNSIELPEEKLTENVVQLSVADLLGEAIIRVHSDQSVSYLFD, encoded by the coding sequence ATGCTAGTAAAAAATACAGATCCAAACTTAAAGGTATTTACCTTGAATTCCAATCCAGCATTGGCAGCTGAAATTGCCAAATCAATCGGAGTGGAATTAGGTAAATGCTCTGTAACACGTTTCAGTGATGGAGAAATTCAAATTAATATTGAAGAGAGCATTCGTGGCTGTGATGTTTACATCATTCAGTCAACAAGTTCTCCTGTAAATGAGCATATCATGGAACTACTTATTATGATTGATGCTTTAAAACGCGCTTCTGCTAAAACAATTAACTTAGTTATTCCTTATTACGGATATGCTCGACAAGATCGCAAAGCTCGTGCACGTGAACCAATTACTGCTAAGCTTGTGGCAAATCTGCTTGAAACTGCTGGCGCTACACGTGTTATCACGTTAGACTTGCATGCGCCGCAAATTCAAGGATTCTTCGATATCCCTATCGATCATCTTATGGGTGTACCTATCTTAGGAGAATACTTCAGCAAAAGAGAATTCGACGGTGACATTGTTATCGTTTCACCAGACCATGGTGGTGTGACACGCGCTCGTAAGCTTGCAGAGCGTCTTAAAGCGCCAATTGCTATTATTGATAAGAGAAGACCAAAGCCGAATGTGGCTGAAGTCATGAATATTGTCGGGAACATCGAAGGCAAAATTGCCATCCTGATTGATGACATTATTGACACTGCTGGCACAATTACTCTTGGAGCAAATGCTCTTGCAGAAAATGGAGCGAAGGAAGTATACGCTTGCTGTACACATCCAGTTCTTTCAGGTCCTGCGATGGAAAGAATTAAAAATTCTAAAATTAAAGAGCTTGTAGTAACAAATTCTATTGAGCTTCCAGAAGAAAAGCTTACAGAAAATGTTGTACAACTTTCTGTGGCAGACCTGCTTGGAGAAGCAATCATTAGAGTTCATTCTGATCAATCAGTCAGCTATCTATTCGATTAA
- the pth gene encoding aminoacyl-tRNA hydrolase: MKLVVGLGNPGKQYEKTRHNIGFDVIDYISEEYGIPLDKSKFKGQYGLGMINGEKVILLKPLTYMNLSGESIRPIMDFYDIATEDIVIIYDDLDLPVGRIRLRQKGSSGGHNGIKSTIAHTGTEKFNRIRVGIDRPQNGMKVTDYVLGKFTKEEQAELEMIVKKCSDACAQWMKEPFLQVMNIYNIQ; encoded by the coding sequence ATGAAATTGGTAGTTGGCTTGGGCAATCCAGGAAAGCAATATGAAAAAACAAGGCATAATATTGGATTTGATGTTATAGATTATATATCTGAGGAATATGGAATTCCTTTAGATAAATCGAAATTCAAAGGACAATATGGATTAGGAATGATTAATGGAGAAAAAGTGATTTTATTAAAGCCGCTTACATACATGAATCTATCCGGTGAATCCATTCGTCCAATTATGGACTTTTATGATATTGCTACGGAAGATATTGTAATTATATATGATGATTTAGACTTACCTGTTGGTAGAATACGTTTAAGGCAAAAGGGCAGCTCTGGCGGGCATAATGGAATTAAATCAACCATTGCCCATACAGGAACGGAAAAGTTTAACCGCATTCGTGTGGGGATTGACAGACCTCAAAACGGAATGAAGGTTACAGATTATGTTTTAGGTAAATTTACGAAAGAAGAGCAAGCTGAATTAGAGATGATTGTGAAAAAATGTTCGGATGCTTGTGCTCAATGGATGAAAGAACCATTTTTACAAGTGATGAATATATATAATATCCAGTAG
- a CDS encoding DUF1648 domain-containing protein: MEQAIFITIMVFLTILQSIIPVLMRKSHVFGVYVPDEYQNNQSVLFYKKLYVVSYIAVSGILILGYALWMNKLDISASAALGLVLVFSLMIWGLILYFYCHGKLLQLKRHTGWSSALKKVNITDLGARKLDEMLPWYIIAMPIIFTIGLSVLTFTQYSHIPESIPTHWGANGQPDSFTEKSYFSVIASLLLQFVLQIMFVGIHEGTRKSGIKISTANKPGSRIRQLGLRKYNSWFLAIINLVLTILLSFLQLSIIYPGIFNQSLMLLVPLAFLAFVLIGTLAYAMKIGKLNHEHGVVYSDKKEVSDFDSDYHWKAGIFYFNKNDPSIFVEKRFGVGWTINMARPLAYIYIVGPLVLIVILSVFL; the protein is encoded by the coding sequence ATGGAGCAAGCAATTTTCATAACCATCATGGTCTTTTTAACAATACTGCAGAGTATTATCCCTGTACTAATGCGAAAGTCACATGTATTTGGTGTGTATGTCCCGGATGAATATCAAAATAATCAATCTGTCCTGTTTTATAAAAAACTATACGTAGTTAGTTATATAGCAGTGTCTGGGATATTAATATTAGGTTATGCGTTATGGATGAATAAGCTGGATATCAGTGCGTCAGCTGCTTTAGGATTGGTGCTTGTTTTTTCTTTGATGATTTGGGGATTAATTTTATACTTTTATTGCCATGGTAAGCTGCTGCAGCTAAAAAGGCACACAGGCTGGTCTTCTGCTTTAAAGAAAGTGAATATAACAGACCTGGGTGCAAGAAAGCTCGATGAAATGCTGCCGTGGTATATAATAGCGATGCCTATAATATTTACAATAGGATTAAGTGTGCTCACTTTTACCCAGTACTCGCATATTCCAGAAAGTATCCCAACACATTGGGGAGCAAATGGTCAGCCAGACAGCTTTACTGAAAAAAGCTATTTTTCGGTTATTGCCAGTTTGTTACTCCAGTTTGTCTTACAAATTATGTTTGTTGGCATCCATGAGGGTACTAGAAAATCGGGGATTAAGATAAGTACTGCTAATAAACCTGGTTCAAGGATAAGACAATTGGGATTGAGAAAGTACAATAGTTGGTTTCTGGCGATTATCAATTTAGTACTTACTATATTATTATCCTTCCTGCAATTGTCTATTATATATCCAGGTATATTTAATCAGTCCCTTATGCTGCTTGTTCCGTTAGCCTTTTTAGCATTTGTGTTAATCGGAACTCTTGCTTATGCAATGAAAATTGGAAAGCTTAATCATGAGCATGGGGTTGTTTATTCAGACAAAAAGGAAGTATCTGATTTTGATTCAGACTATCATTGGAAAGCTGGTATTTTCTACTTTAATAAAAATGATCCATCCATTTTTGTCGAGAAAAGGTTTGGGGTGGGCTGGACCATTAATATGGCCAGACCATTAGCATATATCTATATTGTAGGTCCTCTTGTTCTTATTGTTATCTTATCAGTTTTCTTATAG
- a CDS encoding 50S ribosomal protein L25/general stress protein Ctc, which produces MTATLQAKKRTVSKHSVLSDLRNNGDIPAVVYGTKVDSTSISLSEANFLKVLKDVGRNGVISLDVDGEKHNVVLNDYHSDPIKRSILHADFLAVDLSKEITATVRVNLTGDSSGVKDGGVLQQALHEVEVTAKPNDIPTAIDIDISSLEVGETLSVADIKGYDNLEINHEADETIASVLPPRQEEEISTGEQQDGGIPENVEGRETSVDGTD; this is translated from the coding sequence ATGACTGCAACATTACAAGCAAAAAAACGTACGGTTTCTAAGCATTCAGTATTATCGGATTTGAGAAATAACGGGGACATTCCAGCAGTTGTCTATGGAACAAAGGTAGACAGTACATCTATTTCTTTAAGTGAAGCAAACTTTTTGAAAGTATTGAAGGATGTTGGTCGTAACGGAGTCATCTCCTTGGATGTTGACGGAGAGAAGCACAATGTCGTGCTGAACGATTACCATTCTGATCCGATTAAAAGAAGCATACTGCATGCAGACTTTTTAGCAGTTGATTTATCAAAAGAAATAACTGCAACAGTCAGAGTCAACCTTACAGGAGATTCAAGCGGTGTAAAAGACGGTGGTGTATTGCAGCAAGCGTTGCATGAAGTTGAAGTAACAGCTAAGCCGAATGATATCCCTACCGCTATTGATATTGACATTAGCAGCCTTGAGGTTGGTGAAACACTTTCTGTTGCTGATATTAAAGGTTATGATAATCTGGAAATCAATCATGAGGCAGATGAAACGATTGCTTCCGTACTTCCTCCAAGACAAGAGGAAGAAATCAGCACTGGGGAACAGCAAGATGGCGGAATCCCAGAAAATGTGGAAGGCAGAGAAACTTCTGTTGATGGAACCGATTGA
- the spoVT gene encoding stage V sporulation protein T, whose translation MKATGIVRRIDDLGRVVIPKEIRRTLRIREGDPLEIFVDRDGEVILKKYSPISELSDFAKEYAEALYDSLGNSVLICDRDTYIAVAGGSKKEYLNKNISDVIEKAMEDRGSVLVTQQEQIALVDNNTESVSAYTIGPIIANGDPIGAVIIFSKETSLGEVEKKAVETAAGFLARQMES comes from the coding sequence ATGAAAGCAACTGGAATTGTGCGTCGAATCGATGATTTGGGCCGTGTCGTCATCCCAAAAGAAATCAGAAGAACTTTACGTATCCGTGAAGGAGATCCACTGGAAATCTTCGTAGATCGTGATGGAGAAGTAATTTTGAAGAAATATTCTCCTATAAGTGAGTTAAGCGATTTTGCTAAGGAGTATGCAGAGGCCTTATATGATAGCTTAGGAAATTCTGTTTTAATATGTGACAGAGATACCTATATTGCAGTCGCGGGCGGATCGAAAAAGGAATACTTAAACAAAAATATCAGCGATGTAATTGAAAAAGCTATGGAAGACAGAGGGTCAGTACTAGTTACACAGCAAGAGCAAATTGCGCTAGTTGATAACAATACAGAATCTGTTTCTGCTTATACAATCGGTCCAATTATTGCAAACGGAGATCCAATTGGTGCAGTTATCATTTTTTCTAAAGAAACTTCTCTTGGTGAGGTAGAAAAGAAAGCGGTAGAAACTGCTGCTGGTTTTTTAGCTAGACAAATGGAATCCTAA
- the mfd gene encoding transcription-repair coupling factor, with the protein MLGLKKLFDQQEDVKNVISGVNAGLKEQIVSGMSNSARTLFMASIYKKTKRPVIVIAPNLLQAQKLYDDITNVVDENEVFLYPANELIAAEISISSPELKAQRIEVLNHWTNEKTAKGILIVPVAGLRKLLPPKDLWKEQQIELEVGKDIDLEALIQRFVTIGYVRTDMVSAPGDFSLRGGILDIYPLTEENPLRIELFDTEVDSIRTFSLEDQRSKEKLSSIIIGPATEVIIGTDELEAFGQKVEAGLAKSLKKIKDDKTKTLLAQNIGYEIEQLKNGQKPEQLYKYLSLLYPDHTSLIDYLPKNGLLFVEEISRVQEMNDTLEKEEADWYTSLLNDGEIIHDMKLSQSVQELLQRSVQPIVYMSLFLRHVPNTNPQNIINVTCKQMQSFHGQMNVLKSEMDRWKKNKYSVIVLANSEERLEKLEQVLQDYEIQAMIQKDPDKIAKGKIQLIEGSLQSGFEMPIMKLAVITEEELFKTKIKKTSARRQKLSNAERIKSYSELKIGDYVVHVNHGIGKYLGIETLQINGIHKDYLHLRYQGSDKLYVPVDQIDLIQKYVGSESKEPKIYKLGGNDWKKVKKKVESSVQDIADDLIKLYAEREAAVGYGFSPDGEMQREFESSFAYQETEDQLRSIHEIKKDMERERPMDRLLCGDVGYGKTEVAIRAAFKAIADGKQVAFLVPTTILAQQHYETLRERFQDYPIEIGLLSRFRTRKQQTETMKGLKAGTLDIVVGTHRILSKDIIYRDLGLLIIDEEQRFGVTHKEKIKQLKTNVDVLTLTATPIPRTLHMSMLGVRDLSVIETPPENRFPIQTYVMEYNGGLVREAIERELARNGQIYFLYNRVEDIERKAEEISMLVPDARVTYAHGQMTENELESVMLSFLEGEFDVLVSTTIIETGVDIPNVNTLIVQDADRMGLSQLYQLRGRVGRSNRVAYAYFTYRKDKVLTEVAEKRLQAIKEFTELGSGFKIAMRDLTIRGAGNLLGAQQHGFIDSVGFDLYSQMLKDAIEERKGTFDEQQRQTIDLDLDIDAYIPDFYINDGQQKIEMYKRFRGVTSFDELSELQEEMVDRFGDYPSEVAYLFKLTEMKLYGKAAGVELIKQSKEEVLILLSEQGSSQMDGQKIFEKSSKFGRMIGLGMDGKKLKMVLHVKGIETDKWLNACYEMVEALSTFKKEPQEAS; encoded by the coding sequence TTGTTAGGGCTTAAAAAATTATTTGATCAACAGGAAGACGTTAAAAATGTCATATCTGGTGTTAATGCAGGATTAAAGGAACAGATTGTTTCTGGAATGTCTAACTCTGCAAGAACACTGTTTATGGCTTCCATATATAAAAAGACAAAAAGGCCAGTAATTGTAATAGCACCTAATTTACTTCAGGCTCAAAAGCTATATGATGATATTACAAATGTAGTGGATGAGAACGAAGTGTTTTTATATCCTGCAAATGAGCTTATAGCTGCAGAGATAAGTATTTCCAGTCCAGAGCTGAAGGCACAGCGAATCGAAGTACTGAATCATTGGACAAATGAAAAGACAGCAAAAGGGATATTGATAGTTCCTGTAGCGGGGTTACGCAAACTGCTTCCACCTAAAGACCTTTGGAAAGAGCAGCAGATTGAACTTGAGGTTGGAAAGGATATCGATCTTGAAGCGCTTATCCAGCGGTTTGTGACAATTGGATATGTACGTACAGACATGGTTTCGGCTCCCGGTGATTTTAGTCTTCGAGGAGGGATACTAGATATTTATCCTTTAACAGAGGAAAATCCCCTTCGAATAGAGCTGTTTGACACGGAAGTTGATTCTATCAGAACCTTCTCTCTAGAAGACCAGCGCTCCAAGGAGAAGCTATCGTCCATTATTATAGGCCCAGCAACAGAGGTAATTATCGGAACAGATGAACTCGAAGCCTTTGGTCAGAAGGTTGAAGCGGGTCTGGCAAAAAGCTTGAAGAAAATAAAGGATGATAAAACCAAGACATTGCTTGCCCAGAATATAGGCTATGAGATTGAACAGCTCAAAAATGGCCAGAAACCAGAGCAGCTTTATAAATATTTGTCTCTTCTTTATCCTGATCATACAAGTTTAATAGATTATTTACCGAAAAATGGTCTTCTGTTCGTTGAAGAAATTAGTAGAGTTCAAGAAATGAATGATACCTTGGAGAAGGAAGAGGCAGATTGGTATACAAGCTTGCTTAATGATGGAGAAATCATTCATGATATGAAGCTGTCCCAAAGTGTCCAGGAATTGCTTCAAAGGTCTGTACAGCCTATTGTTTATATGTCCTTATTCCTGCGCCATGTTCCAAATACGAATCCGCAAAATATTATTAACGTAACATGCAAACAGATGCAAAGCTTCCATGGACAAATGAATGTGCTTAAATCAGAGATGGATCGATGGAAGAAGAACAAGTACTCTGTTATTGTGCTGGCGAACAGTGAAGAACGGCTGGAAAAGCTGGAGCAAGTATTGCAGGATTATGAAATTCAAGCAATGATTCAGAAGGACCCGGATAAAATTGCCAAAGGCAAAATTCAGCTGATTGAGGGTAGCCTTCAGTCAGGGTTTGAAATGCCGATAATGAAGCTGGCTGTCATCACTGAAGAGGAGCTTTTTAAGACTAAGATCAAAAAAACATCAGCGCGAAGACAAAAGCTGTCTAATGCGGAGAGAATAAAAAGCTATTCTGAGCTGAAAATCGGGGACTATGTTGTTCACGTAAATCACGGAATAGGTAAGTACTTAGGAATTGAAACACTGCAAATCAACGGTATTCATAAAGATTATCTGCACTTGCGCTACCAAGGCAGTGATAAGCTGTATGTTCCAGTCGACCAGATAGATTTAATCCAAAAATACGTTGGGTCTGAAAGCAAAGAGCCAAAAATATATAAGCTTGGCGGGAATGATTGGAAGAAGGTTAAGAAAAAGGTTGAATCGTCTGTTCAAGATATTGCTGACGATCTTATTAAGCTGTATGCAGAAAGAGAGGCAGCTGTCGGTTATGGCTTCTCTCCTGACGGAGAAATGCAGCGGGAGTTTGAATCATCGTTTGCCTATCAAGAAACAGAGGATCAGTTGCGTTCTATCCATGAAATCAAAAAAGATATGGAAAGGGAACGCCCGATGGATAGGCTGTTATGTGGAGATGTTGGTTACGGAAAAACAGAGGTTGCTATCCGCGCAGCTTTCAAAGCTATTGCTGATGGAAAGCAAGTTGCTTTTCTTGTACCTACAACAATCCTTGCACAGCAGCATTATGAAACTTTAAGAGAAAGATTCCAGGATTATCCGATTGAGATAGGCTTACTAAGTAGATTTAGGACAAGAAAGCAGCAAACAGAAACAATGAAGGGATTAAAAGCAGGCACACTAGATATTGTTGTCGGCACACACCGCATCCTTTCAAAGGACATCATTTACAGAGATTTAGGTTTGCTTATCATTGATGAAGAACAGCGATTTGGTGTTACACATAAGGAGAAAATTAAGCAGTTAAAGACAAATGTAGACGTTTTGACATTAACAGCTACTCCGATTCCAAGAACATTGCATATGTCTATGCTCGGTGTGCGTGACCTGTCTGTTATTGAGACTCCGCCTGAAAATCGTTTCCCTATCCAGACATATGTCATGGAATACAATGGTGGACTTGTGCGTGAAGCTATTGAGAGAGAGCTGGCAAGAAACGGGCAAATTTACTTCCTATATAATCGGGTGGAAGATATTGAGCGTAAAGCAGAGGAAATATCCATGCTGGTTCCAGATGCAAGGGTGACGTATGCCCATGGGCAAATGACCGAAAATGAATTAGAATCAGTGATGCTCAGCTTTCTAGAAGGAGAGTTTGACGTTTTAGTAAGCACGACAATCATAGAAACAGGTGTAGACATACCGAATGTTAATACATTAATCGTTCAAGATGCAGACCGCATGGGACTTTCCCAGCTTTATCAATTGCGTGGACGTGTTGGCCGCTCTAACAGGGTAGCCTATGCTTACTTTACGTATCGTAAGGACAAAGTGTTAACAGAAGTGGCTGAAAAAAGACTGCAGGCAATCAAGGAGTTTACAGAGCTAGGGTCTGGTTTCAAAATTGCGATGCGTGACTTGACGATCAGGGGAGCAGGTAATCTTCTTGGTGCACAGCAGCATGGATTCATTGATTCAGTCGGATTTGACCTGTACTCTCAAATGCTCAAAGATGCGATTGAGGAGCGAAAAGGAACATTTGATGAACAGCAGAGACAAACAATTGATTTAGATCTTGATATTGATGCTTATATACCAGACTTTTATATCAATGACGGTCAGCAAAAGATTGAAATGTACAAAAGGTTTAGAGGGGTTACATCCTTCGATGAACTTTCAGAGCTTCAGGAGGAAATGGTCGACAGATTTGGAGATTATCCGTCTGAGGTTGCCTATTTATTTAAGCTGACAGAAATGAAGCTATACGGCAAAGCCGCTGGAGTTGAGCTTATTAAACAATCGAAGGAAGAAGTGCTTATCTTGTTGTCTGAGCAAGGCAGCAGCCAAATGGATGGCCAGAAAATATTCGAAAAAAGCTCTAAGTTTGGCCGGATGATTGGCTTAGGCATGGATGGCAAGAAATTGAAGATGGTTCTCCATGTAAAAGGAATCGAAACAGATAAGTGGCTGAATGCTTGTTACGAAATGGTAGAAGCATTGAGTACATTTAAAAAAGAGCCACAGGAAGCAAGCTGA
- the spoVG gene encoding septation regulator SpoVG, which produces MEVTDVRLRRVNTDGRMRAIASITLDNEFVVHDIRVIDGNNGLFVAMPSKRTPDGEFRDIAHPINSGTRGKIQEAVLTEYHRLGELEVEFEEAGAS; this is translated from the coding sequence ATGGAAGTAACTGACGTAAGACTACGCCGAGTCAATACGGATGGAAGAATGAGAGCTATTGCCTCTATTACTCTAGATAATGAGTTTGTTGTTCACGATATAAGAGTAATTGATGGTAATAACGGTCTATTTGTGGCAATGCCAAGCAAAAGGACACCGGATGGTGAATTTAGGGATATTGCACATCCGATTAACTCAGGTACAAGAGGTAAAATCCAGGAAGCTGTTTTAACAGAGTACCACCGCTTAGGTGAATTAGAAGTTGAATTTGAAGAAGCCGGTGCTTCCTAA